The Rhodospirillales bacterium genome includes the window GGGTTCCCAGTCGGACTGGGGCACCATGAAGGAAGCCGCCGGTATTCTCGATGAACTGTGCATTCCCTATGAAACAAAGATCACATCGGCCCACCGCACACCGGACCGGATGTTTGAATACGCCAAAACCGCGCGTGATCGCGGCCTGAAAGTGATTATCGCCGGGGCCGGCGGGGCCGCACATTTACCCGGCATGATCGCCAGCGCAACAACCCTGCCCGTTCTCGGCGTACCGGTTGAAAGCAAGGCGTTAAAGGGAATGGACAGCCTGCTCTCTATCGTGCAAATGCCGGGCGGAATTCCCGTTGGCACATTGGCCATCGGCGCGGCAGGCGCCAAAAACGCCGCCCTTCTGGCGGCATCCATCCTGAGCACCCATGACGACGTGATCGCCGGACGCCTGCAGGCCTACCGCGACCGTCAAACCGCCGGCGTTGCCGAACAGCCGGCCGACTAATTCGCACTTGCGGTTTTGACTATTCACTGCCATAAAAGCCCCCATGAAAATGAACGCGAAAACACTTGGCATCCTCGGAGGCGGCCAGCTTGGGCGGATGAGCGCTATGGCCGCCGCACGTCTAGGCATCAAAACCCATATCTATTGCCCGGAAGAAAACAGCCCTGCCAGTCATGTCGCCGCCCGGACCTTTATCGGCACCTATGAAGACAAAAAAAAGCTGAAAGCCTTTGCTGAAAGCGTCGATGTCATTTCCTACGAATTTGAAAATATCCCGGTTGAAACCGTCCGCTATCTGCAAGATCTAAAACCGGTCTACCCGGATGACCGCCTGCTGGAAATCGCACAGGACCGTGGTCTGGAAAAGAAATTCCTGAACGATATCGGTATCCCAACCGCACGCTGGGCACTGGCCGCCAGCGTCAAAGACATGCCAGAAGCTCTGAAAACCGTACCGGGAGAGCGTCATATTTTAAAAACGACACGCTTTGGTTACGACGGAAAAGGCCAAAAAATGCTATCGGCCAATGACTCTGTGGAAAACGCTTGGGAAATTTTAAATTCAAAAGAAATAATTATCGAAGAAGTTATTGATTTTTCATGTGAAATTTCCGTCATCGTTGCTCGCGACAAACTCGGACAAACTGTCCACTACGGGCCGTGTCTAAATGAGCATAAAGACCATATTTTATCGAAGACAACCGTGCCCGCGCCGATTCCGGATCAAATGGCCGCACAGGCCGTTGAAATGACCCGTTTACTGGCTGATGCCGTTGATCTGGTCGGTGTTCTGGCGCTTGAAATGTTTGTCACAAAGGATGGCCGCATCATCGCCAATGAAATCGCCCCGCGCACCCACAATTCCGGCCACTGGACGATTGACGCTTGCGCCGTATCACAGTTCGAAAACCACGTCCGCACGGTCTGCGGCCTAGCCGTGGGTCATCCGAGCCGTCATTCTGACGCCATCATGAGAAATCTGATTGGAAAAGATGCTCTAGAAGCCAAAAAACTCATGGAAATCGAGGGCACTTGCGTCCACCTCTATGGCAAGGAAGACGTCAAGGATGGCCGCAAAATGGGGCACGCCACGGCGCTAAAGCCAAAGACCTAACGCTCCCAACGCGGCCGGAAACCGGAAAAATCTCCGCCATCCAGCGAACCAATGCGAAAACGCCCGTCCCGGATAGCCTGCAACAACCGCTCAGCCCGGCTCTGGGGCAGCGCAATCTTCAACGAGCGCGTATCCACAGTCTCCTGCATTTCCCGCACCAGGTTAAACGCACTGCTCATCTGGCCACGCGCCCGGCGATAGATATCCTCGCACGCCGCCAGACGTGCCTGCCTGTCACTGATACTGGTAACATTCCCTTTTTTCATCTATCCCTCTCTGTCTGCTGTCTCATTTTTCTTACATCATCATACGCTTTCCCATAAATTGCAACCAACAGATTATTCGGGGGAAAGCCTGTTTTT containing:
- the purE gene encoding 5-(carboxyamino)imidazole ribonucleotide mutase, coding for MTAPPPLIGITMGSQSDWGTMKEAAGILDELCIPYETKITSAHRTPDRMFEYAKTARDRGLKVIIAGAGGAAHLPGMIASATTLPVLGVPVESKALKGMDSLLSIVQMPGGIPVGTLAIGAAGAKNAALLAASILSTHDDVIAGRLQAYRDRQTAGVAEQPAD
- a CDS encoding 5-(carboxyamino)imidazole ribonucleotide synthase; the protein is MKMNAKTLGILGGGQLGRMSAMAAARLGIKTHIYCPEENSPASHVAARTFIGTYEDKKKLKAFAESVDVISYEFENIPVETVRYLQDLKPVYPDDRLLEIAQDRGLEKKFLNDIGIPTARWALAASVKDMPEALKTVPGERHILKTTRFGYDGKGQKMLSANDSVENAWEILNSKEIIIEEVIDFSCEISVIVARDKLGQTVHYGPCLNEHKDHILSKTTVPAPIPDQMAAQAVEMTRLLADAVDLVGVLALEMFVTKDGRIIANEIAPRTHNSGHWTIDACAVSQFENHVRTVCGLAVGHPSRHSDAIMRNLIGKDALEAKKLMEIEGTCVHLYGKEDVKDGRKMGHATALKPKT